One Fundulus heteroclitus isolate FHET01 chromosome 11, MU-UCD_Fhet_4.1, whole genome shotgun sequence DNA segment encodes these proteins:
- the acat1 gene encoding acetyl-CoA acetyltransferase, mitochondrial, with the protein MSTSRLLTMQAQTCGRLAHKYLSRSYTSRPSLNEVVIVSAVRTPMGSFRGSLAAVPATKLGSVAIKGAIDKAGIAPEEVKEVYMGNVLQAGEGQAPTRQALLGAGLTLGTPATTINKVCASGMKSIMMAAQSLMCGHQDVMVAGGMESMSNVPYVMAREAPPYGGVRMEDLIVKDGLTDVYNKFHMGNCAENTAKNCKISREEQDTYAISSYSRSKAAHESGVLAKEIVPVSIPQRGKPDVVVSEDEEWRRVDFSKVPKLKAVFQKENGTVTAANASTLNDGAAALVLMTADAAKRLNVTPLARIVSFADAAVAPIDFPIAPAYAVPKVLDAAGLKKDDIDMWEINEAFSVVVLANVKMLNIDPAKVNVNGGAVSLGHPIGMSGARIVGHMVHNLRSGQYGLAGICNGGGGASSILIQKL; encoded by the exons ATGTCCACCAGCAGACTGTTAACCATGCAGGCTCAGACATGTGGGCGCCTG GCTCACAAATACCTCTCCAGATCCTACACATCACGGCCTTCGCTTAAT GAAGTCGTCATTGTCAGCGCAGTGCGAACCCCGATGGGCTCCTTCAGAGGCAGCCTGGCAGCGGTTCCGGCCACCAAGCTGGGCTCTGTTGCTATCAAAGGAGCCATAGACAAAGCAG GAATAGCTCCTGAAGAGGTGAAGGAGGTTTACATGGGCAACGTGCTACAGGCGGGAGAGGGTCAGGCTCCGACACGACAGGCCCTTCTCGGAGCAG GTTTAACTCTTGGGACTCCAGCAACAACCATCAACAAGGTGTGTGCTTCTGGGATGAAGTCCATCATGATGGCAGCACAGAGTCTGATGTGTGGACACCAG GATGTGATGGTGGCAGGAGGCATGGAGAGCATGTCCAATGTCCCCTACGTGATGGCCAGAGAGGCGCCGCCCTACGGAGGAGTGAGGATGGAGGACCTCATTGTCAAGGACGGTCTCACTGACGTCTACAACAAATTCCACATG GGCAACTGCGCAGAGAACACGGCGAAGAACTGCAAGATcagcagagaggagcaggaCACCTATGCCATCAGCTCCTATAGCCGCAGCAAGGCAGCGCATGAGTCTGGTGTGCTGGCAAAGGAGATCGTTCCAGTTAGCATTCCACAGAGAG GCAAACCAGATGTGGTGGTGTCAGAGGACGAGGAGTGGAGGAGGGTGGACTTCAGCAAAGTTCCCAAACTGAAGGCAGTGTTCCAGAAAGAGAACG GCACAGTGACAGCAGCCAACGCCAGCACATTGAACGACGGCGCAGCTGCTCTGGTTTTGATGACAGCAGATGCTGCTAAGAGACTCAACGTCACTCCACTGGCCAGGATAGTCT CTTTCGCTGATGCAGCAGTCGCACCTATTGATTTCCCCATCGCTCCAGCTTACGCTGTACCAAAG GTGCTGGATGCGGCGGGACTAAAGAAGGACGACATCGACATGTGGGAGATCAACGAAGCCTTCAGTGTAGTTGTTCTGGCCAACGTCAAAATGCTCAATATCGACCCGGCAAAAGTCAATGTCAATGGAGGAGCTGTGTCTTTGGGTCACCCCATTGG GATGTCTGGGGCGAGAATTGTGGGTCACATGGTGCACAACCTGAGGTCTGGTCAGTACGGCCTTGCGGGGATCTGCAACGGAGGAGGCGGAGCGTCTTCTATCCTCATCCAGAAGTTGTAG